In the Arachis ipaensis cultivar K30076 chromosome B04, Araip1.1, whole genome shotgun sequence genome, attggagaggaagtCTAATAATGCACAacaaaatcatcatgaagaaatTAAGCATCCCGCAATTGAATATCACCATCCATGGTTTGCAGATTCTGCTCCTGATATATGTCCAAGCAACATAACACACACCTCAGAGTCAGAGGTTATGCATATTCTTACCCAGTAATTGGTAAATTTTCTTAAGTTGCTGTTCATATTTATGTAACATAAGTTATTAGTTGGAGATATGAACTCAAGATAATTGTATTTCTGTGTATTTGATGGAAGAACCAACTCGGTCTTTTTGTAAATACGCTTAAGTGGGGCATTATTGAACGTATTAATGAAtcggttattttttaatttcttaataaCTTAGAATAAAACTGATTTtcttttataacaataacaataaacccaatttttTTAGGGatctaattgtatttttaaatttttaggaatttaaatgtccacaaaataaaaagttagagataaatttatctttttataaaaaaatttaaagatattcggTTTAGATTATTTAATTCGATTGGATTAAACCGAgtctaataattaaaatacagATATTTGtgtttattattgttgctataatatatcgattttattctgatttattaaaaaataaattattaatcgatttaataaagatgtccaataataacatgacatgtataaacatctttaaaaaaaaaattttagtgtttTTATTAAACTGGCTCCTAAAAAAAATTACAGTTGTATATTTATTCAGTTGTATTTGTATCTCTTTCATGTAAAATAAATTTCCGCATAATGCCTTTTGGCTGTATCAACCTGGAATTAAGTTGTTAAATAATATATTCTTCATTATAGTTGTTTTATAATTAATTAGCCATATTGACACAGGAACAGGANNNAAAATTTATaatgatatttaaatttttatataaaaatgtcATCATCTAAGTATTCCTTTGTATATAAATGGAATGATAATTCAAACTTTGAAGGTTGAAGTGAGCGAGCGTGTTGaaaataataaccaataataatccaACAACAAATCATTTCCAAACCCATTCGCCGTAACACAACTTTTTGCAACATTGACCAGTTTTCTAAAACCTCAAAGACCGGGTGTTGCACGAAACAAATATAAGAAAAATCGACGAAGATAAGATAGAAACTAAATGCACCTCTGCCTCAGAAAGCGAAAGAGAAGGAGAAATAAGTAAATAACACAATAATGTTGTTGCAAGTTGCATTTCATATCATGATATTAATATGTTTCATACATACTCCTGCGGAATCTGCAGCGCCAATCACAATTTCACCACACTGTAATTCAACGTGCGGATCCGTATCGACCCCTTACCCGTTTGGAATGAATGATCCCACATGCCATGCAGGGAAGGGTTTCGAAATACAATGCAACATAACTAACTGGAACGGCAACCTCAAAGCCTCAAAAAGAGCACGAGTCATAAGTGTAGCTTTGCGGTGATTGCGGAAGAAGCAGCTTGGATCTGCCTCATAACTACAAAATTCTATTACTTTAAAATTACTTTTTAACTAATTTCTCCAAACATATTATAATTTTTCAAATGAGAATACACCAATAAACCATTATTAAAACGATACATACTCAATGTCTGAATCATTCTcatttatcatttttattttacttttcttcATTCTCAAGTCCTTATTACAAAAGAAGAAAGGGTTAGGGAGTTTGAATTTCCATGCAAGAAACTTCGCCGCAATAGAGACGCAAAGTGAGAGAGTAATGAGACAGGCGTTGAAAAACTAAGGATTCCTAACAAATTTGTATCACAACTTCTTTCTATACGCGACAGGCATGCAAATTAAATACCATAGACTATAGTCTATATGTCTCGTAACGAAGTGACATAAATATCCACCAAACTATAGGAAAACGAAATGCGCATTCTCCCTCATCATCAAGAAGATCTGAGGAATATCACTCCAGGACGCATTCTTTTGCTACAACACATGCAATGTTTCTTCAACTTGCGTTTGATATCATACTAACATTTCTATGCTTCGTACATActctggaatctgcacaaatcaCAATCTCACCGAAGTGTGATTCCATGTGTGGAGAAGTTGAGATCCCTTACCCGTTTGGAATGAATGATCCCGCGTGCTATGCGGGTAAGTGGTTTGAAATAGAATGCTTGACCAAATCCATGAACAACGTTCCCACTCTCACCCCTCACCTGAAAGCCACAAACCTGGAAGTGAGTTCCATCGATGCGTTGCGCAGCACGGTTACTATATGGAGCTCGACCTTCACTTTGAACTGCCATCGCGATTTCGTCATTTCTGAGCCAGACATACACCTGAGAGGGAGCCCCTTTGTGTACTcccaagaaagaaacaaattcGTGGCCATGGGCTGCAACCTTGTTACATATCTACTCTCAAACGCCGTCCAAGTTGGCGCGTGCGCATCGATTTGCGACAGCAACGACGATATTTTCTTCCACAGCATATCCGGCAATTATTGCAGTGGTAAATATTGCTGTGAGTCTTCGTTGCCTTTGTACCTCTCAGAATTCAACGTTACTTCTGAAAGGCTCGCAGGAAAGAATAGGAGCCAATCGGACTGCAGTTATGCGATGATTATAGAAGAAGCTGTTTGGGAGAAGGTGAGTGCTGAGCTGGCAGACTTAACCAATTTAAAATTCACCGCGGTGCTTGCGTGGGAGATTGTGGACTCAAGTTTGGAACTGCCTGATAACTGCCAAAACAGTTATATCACATCTTCGGAACGGAGTCACTCAGGTCGCACATGTAATTGCTACGACGGTTTCGTTGGCAATCCTTGCATTCCGGGAGGCTGTATTGAAGTTATTAAAGGGATATCTTCAAATTGTTAGTTAACTAAACTTTTTAATATAACCTAATTACATTATCAACAATTTTATAGTTAAATTGttacataattaatatttttatatcttttatttaaatcaatacttttCAATTCTCAATTTTCCACCAAAATATTATTATCTCCTAATATTCCAGATTATTCACtgcatattattaataaaaataaaaaactatttaGCATCTATATTTTCTAACATTTAACTTTATCATCGTTATTTGGTTTAGGTGAAAGTGAAACTATTCATCACCGCGGATCGGTATACTTAAGTTTAGGTACGTATGAACTCCTGTAAATCCATACTAcacttgtcatttaatttttttaacactgttgaatttttcttttatttggtgtAATTTTTCTTGCAAAATTTActgttaaattatatttttatgttttacaGACCATATCTACAAATAAGTttcatattaattaatttttttacataCATACTATTTATATACTTATTTTTTGACCAATTTTACTATGATGAAGGTGGTTTTGTNNNNNNNNNNNNNNNNNNNNNNNNNNNNNNNNNNNNNNNNNNNNNNNNNNNNNNNNNNNNNNNNNNNNNNNNNNNNNNNNNNNNNNNNNNNNNNNNNNNNNNNNNNNNNNNNNNNNNNNNNNNNNNNNNNNNNNNNNNNNNNNNNNNNNNNNNNNNNNNNNNNNNNNNNNNNNNNNNNNNNNNNNNNNNNNNNNNNNNNNNaaaaaaaattatataacctttcttaaaattttaataaaaataaaataatattttttaaataaatatctaactatttataaaaaaaatctttattttttcattattttctcTCTCCACTGTACCGTGCaccttactctctctctctcacacacactttattttaaatttgtctctctttaatttttttctcaCCCTTTCTTATGATAAATTTGGTATTGTAGTAAGTTGTAACTTCAGTTTTCATAAAGATGTTAATGTCTTGAACTTTCCAAAATTGttcttaaaaaattataatattttatttgtaaAANGTCATGCTAGGGACTTTTTGGATCTAGAGCTCTAATAGACTAATACTATGTCATGATactactcatcccaaaagcttcagctgatgggaaaagataacactaataattatatctctaatactccctaaacctccattgtacacattgtataaatatttcattagctcttcatattttctcaataaaaaatatacttgtattttttttttcatatttctgGTGTACATTTTTTAATAGTATGaaagataaatttttatttttttattaattacttttaataataaagatagaaaatgaCATGAGATAGCAATGAAGTCGGTGCTGACTATATTCGAAGTCGGTGCTGACTATACTGGGAAGAACGAAGAAGTTACAAGCCATGGAAATTCAACGACTCGTTAAGAAATGATGCACTGTAGAAAGAGATTGCGTGAGAACGTGCTTCAATTAATGGGatagaattttaatattttaagaaattatacaattacccatctcaaataataaattacaaaataatccaACTATAGTTAAGTAATGACCAATTAAAATGTGACACATCATgaagggtaacttacatgttattttagaaggGGTTGGGTAGAATTCACCAATTTTTTTAGTTAGCAAATATTACCGTTAAAAGTAAcatctctttctatttttgaTGTGCCAAATGTGTAGCAACAATTTTGGCAAGCGTCGTAGGATCCATCATATTACTCCTTCGTTCGTGGTGGTTGCATAAAGTTGTAAGAAAAAGAGTAGCAAAGAAACGCAAAGAAAAAAACTTCAAACAAAATGGAGGATTGTTGCTACAACAGAGATTGTCCACGGGTGAAGTTAGTGTTGAAAAAGTTAAACACTTGAGCCTGAAGGATTTGGAGAAAGCCACAGACAGCTTTAATGTTAACAGAGTACTTGGAAAAGGAGGCCAAGGTACTGTCTACAAGGGCATGCTTGTTGATGGCCAAATTGTAGCAGTTAAAAAGTTCAAAGTTGAGGGAAATGTTGAAGAATTCATCAACGAATTCGTCATTCTTTCACAAATTAACCATAGAAATGTGGTTAAGTTGTTAGGGTGTTGTTTGGAGACAGAAATTCCTCTGCTTGTTTATGAATTCATTCCTAATGGTAATCTTTTCCAATATTTGCATGACCAAAATGAAGACTTACCAATGACATGGGAAATGCGTTTGAGAATTGCCACTGAAGTTGCAGAAGCTATATTTTACTTACACTCTGCTGCTTCTCAACCCATTTATCATAGAGATGTGAAATCAACAAATATTTTGTTGGATGGAAAGTACAGAGCAAAAGTAGCTGATTTTGGAGCATCTAAAATGATTTCTCTTGAAGATACTCACCTCACAACCGCAGTTCAAGGAACCTTTGGCTATTTAGATCCCGAATACTTTCATACAAGTCAATTAACAGAGAAAAGTGATGTGTATAGTTTCGGAGTAGTTCTTGTCGAGCTTCTAACCGGACAAAAACCAATATCATCATCGAGAACGGAAGAAGCCAAAAATTTGTCTCATTATTTTGTTTGTTCTATGGAGGAAAATCGTGTATTTGATATCATTGACGAAAGGGTGACAAAAGAGGGGGAAAAGGAGCATATAATTGCAGTTGCTAATCTTGCATATAGGTGCTTGGAGTTAAATGGGAAAAAAAGACCTAGTATGAAAGAAGTGGCAAGTGAACTATATAGGATCTTGAAATTGGAAATGAAGCCTAGCACACAACAAAACATTGAAGAAACAGAGTTTGCTGGAATTGAAGAATATCAATCTTGGGCTGCATCTTCTGTTTCTGATATAGGTTCAAATTCAACTCTAAGCAACACAATACCCACTTCAAAGTAAGAGATAATAATGCCTATTTTCTTCAAATAATTGGTTTGTTTTCTCAATTTGTTTTGTTGTATCTAAATTTAAATAGTTCTAGGGTGGAGACATGCATATATACTCCAATAGCCTTCTAACTTTTTGAGTGTCAGAAAAATCATTAATATTTGTATACAAAACCATGGCACATAACTATAATAAAGAGGAACAAGATTTGTTGAGTAACTTAACACAAAATAAGTTATCTATAATATATATTAGTTAAGGACTCGCTCAATATAGAATGCGCTTTTTTTTTATTGCATTTCATTGACTTGACCCAAATTTAAGCAAAGAAATGAATACTTTCATGTGGTAATTTAAAAATAGGGAAAAACACAGATAGGTTCTGACTTTTTAAACTTTTGACAAATACATCCttgacaaaatttaaatacaaaaaagtcaCCGACTTTAACAAACGGAGGACAATTTAGTCCTTCCGTCTATTTGCCTCTCATACACCAAACGGAACTGGCTGACGTGGCTGAAACGGTGTCCAGGTGTCCGTTACAGTGCCACGTTGGAAGGgaaataaagttcgaaggacaaataagtcCTTGACGTCATTTTAcaaataaagttcgaaggacaaataggtccttgagaattttttttttcaaaattaataaactcctttcctaaattctcttttctacctctctccatttttatatttctctctactatttttactctatatataattatattttatattagtaatttgacaaatcaaaatatgtcattcgctatttttttacaattaaaatattttaaatgtaaaagtatacacattaaattattttaaattttagataacgaatgttaaaattaattattaataaaaaattagactttttcatataaaaataataactaaaaatcttattatttaattttttatctgcaGATATCTTGGTCTTCTTAGTCAGAAACTTTTGTCAACTTACGacttttttgtaaaagtagtttgattttataaatcttttgctAACTTAATACATGAATGATGCACAAATGAACTAATGCTAACTTGATGCATAAATGAACTGATGCTAACTAATGCCACTGGTacgatgaaaactaaactaatgcaatttaacaaattctaatataatacacaaatgcaCTAAAACTGAACTAATGCAATTTAAGAAAAAAAGTAGAAATAGAACAAGCCCAAATTCTGtaattttaatacaaataatttaaattgcagaatacAACAAGTTAATTAGATTTTAAAATACAAGCAGTTCATTCAATctataacataaatatttttttttacattataaTATAGATCTAATTTGAATATTATTTGATTAGAGTCTATTAATGTTGTAAATGTAAATATTAAGAAAACTTTGCGCAGagttccattaccattaatgggtGGCTCCGCGATTTCTTATGGGCGCAAGCCTCCCATGTAATTCAGTCTTATGATTTTTTTCAGTTAAGATAGTGAATGAAATTACAACTATTTCAACTATTTAATCAATTACTTCTTGAAAATGCTAAAagtattattcaatttttttatatgataCCGGGATTGATATTAAGAATATCAGCCCAGGTGTTAATTACACGACCTTGACTATATTCTACAGATCGGTTGAAATTGAAACCATTTAAATTGAAAGCCATAGTGCTAATCTATTTTTGGATAGACGcccatataaaataaataatcaattcGACCTataagaaataatttttttttataaaaaaaccaACTTTTAGCCTACATAAACTAAATTCCCATAATAAAAGCATAATAGAagtataatgaaaaaaaaattctcaaggacctatttgtccttcaaACTTTATTTGTAAAATGACGTCAAGgacttatttgtccttcgaactttattccCCTTCCAGCGTGGCATCGTAACAGACACCTCAACACCGTTTCAGCCACGTCAGCCAGTTCTGTTTGGTGTATAAGAGGCAAATAGACGGAAGGACTAAATTGTCCTCCATTTGTTAAAGTCAgggatttttttgtatttaaattttgtcaaaaatGTATTTGTCAAAAGTTTAAAAAGTCAGGAACCTATTTATCTTTTTCCCTTCAAAATATGACTTTGTTATACATTGACTAGTAGTAGCAGCATCATTGTGATAATAGTGTTGCGTGTCATTACCcagttcatttatttttttatactcTAGCTAGCTATTCTATCTAAATATAAGTCTATTCGTAGTAGAAATTTCGCAGCTAGCCACCAGCACGAATTGAAGCTAAATTTTGCGCataattttatgtattaattgaattattattaatatttgcaAATCTTCATTGTCAAGGGACCAACTTCCACGCAACTGCGATCCTCCCACTGCGTGGCTACTGTATATTTACCTAGCCGCTAATGGTTCTTGAATTTGCGTTTCATGTCATGTTAATACCGTGCTCTGTTAGCATTTGCACAATACCAAAATGCTTTCATAGCACAATTTGACGCAATTCTACATGTGGAGATGTTGAAATGAAATCTTTAAtgttttgttattataatttgtttcttctaaaaataaatttttctcttgacccaaaaaaaaaaaggaaaaagaaaaagacctAAATAGAAAATTCCTTGTTTGTATGATAAAAAGTTTGGGAAAATTATTCTCAACGACCGTTaagaagatttaattattaaaaaagatcTTTAATACCAAAATTAGTAAGAAGGACcaaatctttttataatatttaagttTAAGAAGACGAACCAAATCTTTTTATAATAAGGAGAtaaatctttttataaaaaacCCTCTTGTCATGAAGGGTGCCCTTAAAGCTTAGTCCACCCTACTGAAGAAGCAAATTCACCTTCCACTCCTCCATGATTTTATAGTCCTCTTTGGTGTAGCGTGGATAATGAagaggcatttgaaactctgatcAAATAGTAGGATACTCTTGTTGGGTCAATCCTTCTTAGCAGTTTTGTCAATAGAGTAGTACCCCAAAACATGGCAAGCTGAGTGAACAAGCCATCTAAGAGCCATTTAAACAATGTAATCTTAGAGGCAGTAGTGCTCCAATTTTTGTTTCAGGTGAATCTTGCACATATTAAGCATGTTTATATACAGGTGCACTCTGTACAACAATAGCGTATACATGAAATAATTTcggataaaattaataaaaaaatattaagataTTTAAATATTCATTTATACTCTTGCTAATAATTGAATGGTAGAcatttattatttgattattttttattaattaattatttatttttatttatttttttgtttttgtgatCTTTACCcaacgaaaaaaaaaagacaaaagatcataaaagtaataaataaataataaaaattaccaaaattttagaaaaaataaaaatttttaagataaaaattataaaaactaaataaaaaaaatagttaagaataaatattataaaaagatttAGTCCTTCTTACTAATTTTGGtattaaaagtcatttttaataattaaatcttcttAACGGTCCTGTAGAATATTTcccaaaaaattttgaaaattacataaaacaaataaataaactattTATCATATACACTATACAGCTAATCTGGGGTATATAAAATGAATATAAtaattagagtaaagtatcgtttttgtctccaacgtttggggtaagtctcaaagttgtccctaacatttcaaaattgactcaatgttgtcctaccattagggatccgttaacagaattgacggcgagacaaaattgagacgattttgaaacgttaggggggacttaaataggacgaaaacgatacataaaaataaattttaatttaattttatctttcaataatattaattttttactgtacatagtattcaattattttttaattacatctaaataaattacacttaatcgcattacttttattttaaataaattaatttttttataattttaaagaattttgatacattagagacaaaaagtataatttatattttattgtatatatattatttttctcttttctacaaatttatatactagtcattttacaaacatttcatgataactaaaaatgtttaagagtaaaattataaaaaaaattaatttatttaaaatgaaagtaatatgatcaagtgtaatttacttagatgtaattaaaaaataattgaatactatgtatagttaaaaattaatattattgaaggataaaattaaaatttatttctatgtatcatttttgtccccagtacatttttgtcctatttaagtccctaacgttttaaaatcgactcaattttgtcccgctgtCAACTATGTTAACGGATTCCTAACGGCAGAATAACATTAAgtcaattttgaaatgttagggacttaaataggacgattgaaacgttagggataattttaggacttaccccaaacgttaaggacaaaaacgatactttactctaataatTAACTTGTTATTTATCTTGGGTGGGTCATGGGTGGCCACTATATCTTAACAATAAAACTACTGTCACCTTTTTATGAATTATATATAATAGTGATGagtattttagaaaagaaaatatatattaaatttctTTTATATtcacattattattattgttattattataaaatagacTAAATTTAACTCCAATAATTCAAAAACTAATTCAAGAGATAAAAAGTATTTCAAACTGATAAATTGTATAAAAATTATATTCTTAAACAATGGGTgactgtaataataataataattatgtgGACGTACAATTTTTTTCTACATGGAGAAAAATAGAAGAGCTTCAAAATTAATATGCGAGTCTCTTGGTAGATTTTTGGCTAGCAATGCAAGCAGCAGTAAGGTGCAGAGTGGACTCCAATCTCCACGGGTCAAAGTCACCCAAGTCTTCCTCCATTGCTAAAATTTGCATccgtattaaaaaaaaaaacggatATTATTTGAAATTAGTGGATGTAGATTAACAGGTAATAtatgtataataaaaaaaaaattaggctAACTTCCACGAAACTCCTCCGGCTACTATAATATTAAATAGCCTCCATAAATAGTCCAAGATGAATGAAATTCAGCAACTGACAACCCACCTTTAAGCTACAATAACAATGGTTCTTGAACTTTTTTATGTCATGTTAATCCTGTGTTGTATACATAATCTGGCATTTGCACAGGACGAAAATACTCGTATAGCACCATTTGGCTGCAATTCCACATGTGGAAATGTTGAAATCCCTTTCCCATTTGGTATGAACGAACCCAATTATTGCTATGCAGACCACTGGTTCCAAATAGAGTGTAGGCACGATACACCTTACCTGAAATCTATAGGGCTGGAGGTCTCATCAATTGATGTATCAGAAGGCACGATTGAAATCATGCATCCAATTCACCGTTGGAACTGCAAACCCCAACACAACGCTACGAATACTGAGCAAGAAGTGGTTGACCTGAGAGGAAGCCCCTTCGTGTATTCGCAGGAAAACAACATGTTTGTGTCAGCTGGCTGCAATGAAATCTCTTTCTTGGTGTCCAACGGCACGCAAGTTAGCGGCTGCGTGTCAATTTGCGACGACAAGAAGGACGTTGAGGAGAACATTGAAATCCAAAATTGCAACGGCAAATACTGCTGTGTGACCTCCTTGCCTTTGTATCTCTCGGAATTTAACGTCACAACGGAGAG is a window encoding:
- the LOC107638963 gene encoding wall-associated receptor kinase-like 22 — encoded protein: MFLQLAFDIILTFLCFVHTLESAQITISPKCDSMCGEVEIPYPFGMNDPACYAGKWFEIECLTKSMNNVPTLTPHLKATNLEVSSIDALRSTVTIWSSTFTLNCHRDFVISEPDIHLRGSPFVYSQERNKFVAMGCNLVTYLLSNAVQVGACASICDSNDDIFFHSISGNYCSGKYCCESSLPLYLSEFNVTSERLAGKNRSQSDCSYAMIIEEAVWEKVSAELADLTNLKFTAVLAWEIVDSSLELPDNCQNSYITSSERSHSGRTCNCYDGFVGNPCIPGGCIEVIKGISSNCESETIHHRGSVYLSLATILASVVGSIILLLRSWWLHKVVRKRVAKKRKEKNFKQNGGLLLQQRLSTGEVSVEKVKHLSLKDLEKATDSFNVNRVLGKGGQGTVYKGMLVDGQIVAVKKFKVEGNVEEFINEFVILSQINHRNVVKLLGCCLETEIPLLVYEFIPNGNLFQYLHDQNEDLPMTWEMRLRIATEVAEAIFYLHSAASQPIYHRDVKSTNILLDGKYRAKVADFGASKMISLEDTHLTTAVQGTFGYLDPEYFHTSQLTEKSDVYSFGVVLVELLTGQKPISSSRTEEAKNLSHYFVCSMEENRVFDIIDERVTKEGEKEHIIAVANLAYRCLELNGKKRPSMKEVASELYRILKLEMKPSTQQNIEETEFAGIEEYQSWAASSVSDIGSNSTLSNTIPTSK